A single window of Narcine bancroftii isolate sNarBan1 chromosome 1, sNarBan1.hap1, whole genome shotgun sequence DNA harbors:
- the pacsin3 gene encoding protein kinase C and casein kinase substrate in neurons protein 3 isoform X3, with protein MSVPGEGEAGESFWEPGRYSRTVKRIDDGNRLCNELLGCFQERAQIEKQYAQMLTNWSKKWRSRVEKGSQYGTLEKAWQAFMLAADKLSELHLEMQRHLVGADSAKVKQWQREAYHKQLVGGFKESREAEDEFCKAQKPWVKKLKEVDTAKRSYHGARKEERAAQIRESNGRADQSLAPDQLRKLQERVQRSSEEVAKSRDRYQKALEDLNKYNPKYMEDMEQVFDTCQDNERKRLRFFKEVLLDFHTHLDLSSVDSFRTIYRDMRQAIALASEQEDLRWWQNTHGPGVPMSWPQFEEWFPEANRAIHRKERFGQVTDEVTLTNVLPSRDSVPHSSPQNSGVRDYSSDWSEEDSPRRSVPMLGSEDAVKVKSS; from the exons ATGTCAGTGCCGGGCGAAGGTGAAGCTGGCGAGAGCTTTTGGGAG CCGGGACGCTACAGCAGGACAGTGAAGCGGATCGACGATGGGAACCGTCTCTGTAATGAGCTGCTCGGCTGCTTCCAGGAGAGGGCACAGATCGAGAAACAATATGCTCAGATGCTGACTAACTGGTCCAAGAAATGGAGGTCCAGGGTGGAGAAAG GTTCCCAGTATGGCACCCTGGAGAAAGCCTGGCAGGCCTTCATGCTGGCTGCGGACAAGCTGAGTGAACTCCACCTGGAAATGCAGAGACATTTGGTGGGTGCAGACAGTGCCAAAGTTAAGCAGTGGCAGAGGGAGGCGTACCACAAGCAGCTGGTCGGGGGATTCAAGGAGAGTAGAGAGGCAGAGGATGAGTTCTGTAAGGCACAGAAACCCTGGGTCAAAAAGCTCAAGGAG gTAGACACAGCCAAACGGAGCTACCACGGTGCTCGCAAAGAGGAACGAGCAGCGCAGATCCGCGAAAGCAACGGCAGAGCTGACCAGTCCTTGGCCCCAGACCAGCTCCGCAAACTGCAGGAGCGGGTGCAGAGGAGCTCGGAGGAGGTGGCGAAG AGTCGGGATCGCTATCAGAAAGCTCTGGAAGACCTGAATAAATACAACCCAAAGTACATGGAAGACATGGAACAGGTTTTTGACACCTGCCAGGACAATGAAAGAAAACGCCTCCGGTTCTTCAAAGAAGTCCTACTTGACTTTCACACACATCTGGACCTTTCCAGTGTCGACAG TTTCCGGACAATCTACCGGGACATGCGCCAGGCTATAGCCTTGGCCAGCGAGCAGGAAGACCTCCGGTGGTGGCAGAACACACATGGGCCCGGTGTGCCCATGAGCTGGCCACAGTTCGAG GAGTGGTTTCCAGAGGCAAACCGAGCTATTCATCGCAAGGAGAGGTTCGGTCAAGTTACAGATGAAGTGACTCTCACCAACGTCTTGCCGTCCCGTGATTCCGTTCCGCACTCCTCACCACAGAACAG CGGAGTCAGGGATTACTCATCCGACTGGTCGGAGGAGGATAGTCCCAGAAGGAGCGTTCCAATGCTGGGATCGGAGGATGCAGTGAAG GTGAAGAGTTCCTGA
- the pacsin3 gene encoding protein kinase C and casein kinase substrate in neurons protein 3 isoform X1 encodes MSVPGEGEAGESFWEPGRYSRTVKRIDDGNRLCNELLGCFQERAQIEKQYAQMLTNWSKKWRSRVEKGSQYGTLEKAWQAFMLAADKLSELHLEMQRHLVGADSAKVKQWQREAYHKQLVGGFKESREAEDEFCKAQKPWVKKLKEVDTAKRSYHGARKEERAAQIRESNGRADQSLAPDQLRKLQERVQRSSEEVAKSRDRYQKALEDLNKYNPKYMEDMEQVFDTCQDNERKRLRFFKEVLLDFHTHLDLSSVDSFRTIYRDMRQAIALASEQEDLRWWQNTHGPGVPMSWPQFEEWFPEANRAIHRKERFGQVTDEVTLTNVLPSRDSVPHSSPQNSGVRDYSSDWSEEDSPRRSVPMLGSEDAVKVAAVRVRALYDYMGLEADELSFSAGEEFLKIGEEDDQGWCKGQLNSGQAGLYPANYAVLVTS; translated from the exons ATGTCAGTGCCGGGCGAAGGTGAAGCTGGCGAGAGCTTTTGGGAG CCGGGACGCTACAGCAGGACAGTGAAGCGGATCGACGATGGGAACCGTCTCTGTAATGAGCTGCTCGGCTGCTTCCAGGAGAGGGCACAGATCGAGAAACAATATGCTCAGATGCTGACTAACTGGTCCAAGAAATGGAGGTCCAGGGTGGAGAAAG GTTCCCAGTATGGCACCCTGGAGAAAGCCTGGCAGGCCTTCATGCTGGCTGCGGACAAGCTGAGTGAACTCCACCTGGAAATGCAGAGACATTTGGTGGGTGCAGACAGTGCCAAAGTTAAGCAGTGGCAGAGGGAGGCGTACCACAAGCAGCTGGTCGGGGGATTCAAGGAGAGTAGAGAGGCAGAGGATGAGTTCTGTAAGGCACAGAAACCCTGGGTCAAAAAGCTCAAGGAG gTAGACACAGCCAAACGGAGCTACCACGGTGCTCGCAAAGAGGAACGAGCAGCGCAGATCCGCGAAAGCAACGGCAGAGCTGACCAGTCCTTGGCCCCAGACCAGCTCCGCAAACTGCAGGAGCGGGTGCAGAGGAGCTCGGAGGAGGTGGCGAAG AGTCGGGATCGCTATCAGAAAGCTCTGGAAGACCTGAATAAATACAACCCAAAGTACATGGAAGACATGGAACAGGTTTTTGACACCTGCCAGGACAATGAAAGAAAACGCCTCCGGTTCTTCAAAGAAGTCCTACTTGACTTTCACACACATCTGGACCTTTCCAGTGTCGACAG TTTCCGGACAATCTACCGGGACATGCGCCAGGCTATAGCCTTGGCCAGCGAGCAGGAAGACCTCCGGTGGTGGCAGAACACACATGGGCCCGGTGTGCCCATGAGCTGGCCACAGTTCGAG GAGTGGTTTCCAGAGGCAAACCGAGCTATTCATCGCAAGGAGAGGTTCGGTCAAGTTACAGATGAAGTGACTCTCACCAACGTCTTGCCGTCCCGTGATTCCGTTCCGCACTCCTCACCACAGAACAG CGGAGTCAGGGATTACTCATCCGACTGGTCGGAGGAGGATAGTCCCAGAAGGAGCGTTCCAATGCTGGGATCGGAGGATGCAGTGAAGGTAGCAGCAGTGAGAGTGCGTGCGCTGTACGATTACATGGGGCTGGAGGCTGATGAGCTGAGCTTTTCTGCAG GTGAAGAGTTCCTGAAGATCGGAGAAGAGGATGACCAGGGCTGGTGCAAGGGTCAGCTCAACAGCGGACAAGCAGGGCTGTACCCTGCCAACTATGCAGTGCTGGTGACATCCTGA
- the pacsin3 gene encoding protein kinase C and casein kinase substrate in neurons protein 3 isoform X2: MSVPGEGEAGESFWEPGRYSRTVKRIDDGNRLCNELLGCFQERAQIEKQYAQMLTNWSKKWRSRVEKGSQYGTLEKAWQAFMLAADKLSELHLEMQRHLVDTAKRSYHGARKEERAAQIRESNGRADQSLAPDQLRKLQERVQRSSEEVAKSRDRYQKALEDLNKYNPKYMEDMEQVFDTCQDNERKRLRFFKEVLLDFHTHLDLSSVDSFRTIYRDMRQAIALASEQEDLRWWQNTHGPGVPMSWPQFEEWFPEANRAIHRKERFGQVTDEVTLTNVLPSRDSVPHSSPQNSGVRDYSSDWSEEDSPRRSVPMLGSEDAVKVAAVRVRALYDYMGLEADELSFSAGEEFLKIGEEDDQGWCKGQLNSGQAGLYPANYAVLVTS; this comes from the exons ATGTCAGTGCCGGGCGAAGGTGAAGCTGGCGAGAGCTTTTGGGAG CCGGGACGCTACAGCAGGACAGTGAAGCGGATCGACGATGGGAACCGTCTCTGTAATGAGCTGCTCGGCTGCTTCCAGGAGAGGGCACAGATCGAGAAACAATATGCTCAGATGCTGACTAACTGGTCCAAGAAATGGAGGTCCAGGGTGGAGAAAG GTTCCCAGTATGGCACCCTGGAGAAAGCCTGGCAGGCCTTCATGCTGGCTGCGGACAAGCTGAGTGAACTCCACCTGGAAATGCAGAGACATTTG gTAGACACAGCCAAACGGAGCTACCACGGTGCTCGCAAAGAGGAACGAGCAGCGCAGATCCGCGAAAGCAACGGCAGAGCTGACCAGTCCTTGGCCCCAGACCAGCTCCGCAAACTGCAGGAGCGGGTGCAGAGGAGCTCGGAGGAGGTGGCGAAG AGTCGGGATCGCTATCAGAAAGCTCTGGAAGACCTGAATAAATACAACCCAAAGTACATGGAAGACATGGAACAGGTTTTTGACACCTGCCAGGACAATGAAAGAAAACGCCTCCGGTTCTTCAAAGAAGTCCTACTTGACTTTCACACACATCTGGACCTTTCCAGTGTCGACAG TTTCCGGACAATCTACCGGGACATGCGCCAGGCTATAGCCTTGGCCAGCGAGCAGGAAGACCTCCGGTGGTGGCAGAACACACATGGGCCCGGTGTGCCCATGAGCTGGCCACAGTTCGAG GAGTGGTTTCCAGAGGCAAACCGAGCTATTCATCGCAAGGAGAGGTTCGGTCAAGTTACAGATGAAGTGACTCTCACCAACGTCTTGCCGTCCCGTGATTCCGTTCCGCACTCCTCACCACAGAACAG CGGAGTCAGGGATTACTCATCCGACTGGTCGGAGGAGGATAGTCCCAGAAGGAGCGTTCCAATGCTGGGATCGGAGGATGCAGTGAAGGTAGCAGCAGTGAGAGTGCGTGCGCTGTACGATTACATGGGGCTGGAGGCTGATGAGCTGAGCTTTTCTGCAG GTGAAGAGTTCCTGAAGATCGGAGAAGAGGATGACCAGGGCTGGTGCAAGGGTCAGCTCAACAGCGGACAAGCAGGGCTGTACCCTGCCAACTATGCAGTGCTGGTGACATCCTGA